In Trichocoleus desertorum NBK24, the following are encoded in one genomic region:
- a CDS encoding tetratricopeptide repeat protein, protein MTAQPLDLALQRYQSSLSQLNDAIQDAKPYKDLLPYALEVMVARDELHKSLSDTRAVTGKTLLAIADLDQQLKKHAGAIELCLKNIDWQASFNSQEKAWWWSLKPEKTNPWWNQDWLWQGISITCLTISLGLFGDVSSRFLKDGPDTFGAIAVSTQSVLTLLTAGGALTIAGQEANKRLLKRLNVPEQYWHELGAGFSVLLLLGAVGLRQSLPHIASLYSDWGLKNYNQGDWGSAEEDYKRALQLNPDDDQTLFRLGLLYEELQDPEKARTNYQVAARAGISEAINNLSRLSLLDKKPAIATPLLLKALENDQLSDETHYALLKNLGWARLQQGDYANAESYLQEAIDLQKTTNLDQKASDPNGKTTIAIASPYCLLAEVKEAQNDKQAALTAWDNCNALANPYISEENAWAITARKKLKEQDNKK, encoded by the coding sequence ATGACCGCCCAACCCCTCGACTTAGCTCTTCAACGATACCAATCTTCTCTCTCTCAACTTAACGATGCCATTCAAGACGCCAAGCCTTATAAAGACCTGCTCCCTTACGCTCTAGAAGTCATGGTAGCGAGGGATGAACTGCATAAATCGTTGTCAGATACTAGGGCGGTCACAGGTAAAACGCTGCTAGCGATCGCCGACCTTGATCAACAACTGAAAAAGCACGCAGGCGCGATCGAGTTATGTCTTAAAAACATAGACTGGCAGGCCAGCTTTAATTCACAGGAAAAAGCTTGGTGGTGGTCACTCAAACCTGAAAAAACAAATCCTTGGTGGAATCAAGACTGGCTCTGGCAAGGTATCTCGATCACTTGCCTTACTATTTCTCTCGGTCTTTTCGGGGATGTTTCCTCCCGTTTTCTCAAAGATGGCCCTGACACCTTTGGGGCGATCGCCGTTAGCACTCAAAGCGTCCTCACGTTACTCACCGCAGGGGGTGCTCTAACGATTGCCGGACAAGAGGCCAATAAACGCCTACTCAAGCGTCTTAACGTCCCAGAGCAGTATTGGCATGAACTGGGGGCAGGCTTTTCAGTCCTATTGCTTTTAGGTGCTGTTGGACTTCGGCAATCTCTGCCTCATATTGCCTCGCTCTATTCCGACTGGGGCCTCAAAAATTACAATCAGGGTGACTGGGGCAGTGCCGAGGAAGATTATAAACGGGCACTGCAACTTAACCCGGATGATGACCAAACCTTATTCCGCTTGGGTCTGCTCTATGAAGAACTGCAAGATCCAGAAAAGGCCCGCACCAATTACCAAGTTGCAGCTCGTGCAGGGATTTCAGAAGCAATTAATAACCTCTCCCGCTTAAGCCTACTCGACAAGAAACCTGCGATCGCGACTCCCCTTCTCCTCAAAGCCCTCGAAAACGACCAACTCTCTGATGAAACCCACTATGCCCTCCTGAAAAACCTCGGTTGGGCACGCCTTCAGCAAGGTGATTATGCTAATGCTGAATCTTACTTGCAAGAAGCGATCGATCTACAAAAAACTACCAACCTTGACCAGAAGGCATCTGATCCCAACGGCAAAACGACGATTGCGATCGCCTCACCCTACTGTCTGCTTGCTGAAGTCAAAGAAGCTCAGAACGACAAACAAGCTGCCCTTACCGCCTGGGATAACTGTAATGCGCTCGCAAATCCCTACATCTCTGAAGAAAATGCTTGGGCCATCACCGCTCGCAAAAAACTAAAAGAACAGGACAACAAAAAATGA
- a CDS encoding CHAT domain-containing protein, whose translation MLAVLPPLLAETQQNRRAEADRLFREGQQLLDKEEYQAALIKLQQALKTYQAISERSAVGTSLSNIGSTYYSLGQYAKALEYHQQSLAIRQELGERSAVGTSLSNIGSTYYSLGQYAKALEYHQQSLAISREVGDRSGEGASLSNIGRIYDSLGQYAKALEYHQQSLAISREVGDRPGKGTSLNNIGLAYDSLGQYTKALEYHQQSLAISREVGDRSGKGTSLNNIGRIYDSLGQYAKALEYYQQSLAVSREVGDRSGEGTSLNNIGLAYDGLGQYTKALEYYQQSLAISREVGDRPGEGTSLNNIGISFLQSGKASEAEVPLFEAIEVFESLRPGLTDENKVSLFDTQADTYRFLQEALIAQNEFETALEVAERGRARSFIELLKARIGRVDNQLPELAKILRPTITQIKQIAKQQESTLVQYSIIDDKTLYIWVIQPNGNITHRKVALPQQLSLSALVETSREAIGVRGRGNFKFETENSNPSNLKQLHQLLIEPIADLLPIDPNTHVIFVPHGELFLVPFPALQDAQGRYLLEKHTILTSPAIQVLELTRQRLREVKQVGSSDALIVGNPVMPEVAKPGEPPERLKSLGGAEQEANAIAALFKTKAWTGQRATKSAIVAKLPQARIIHLATHGLLDDLEGLGTPGAIALAPVGNGEPNDGLLTANKILDLKLNAELVVLSACDTGRGRITSDSVIGLSRSLIIAGTPSVIVSLWSVPDAPTAELMTEFYRNWQERKLDKAQALRQAMLMMMKRSPQPRNWAAFTLIGESE comes from the coding sequence ATGTTGGCGGTACTGCCGCCACTGCTAGCAGAAACTCAGCAGAACCGTAGAGCCGAGGCAGATCGTCTCTTTCGAGAAGGGCAGCAACTACTGGACAAGGAAGAATACCAAGCGGCACTGATAAAGTTGCAGCAGGCTTTGAAGACTTATCAAGCAATCAGCGAGCGCTCCGCAGTAGGTACCAGTCTCAGCAATATTGGAAGTACTTACTATAGCTTGGGGCAGTATGCCAAGGCATTGGAGTATCACCAGCAATCCTTAGCAATTCGCCAAGAGCTGGGGGAGCGCTCCGCAGTAGGTACCAGTCTCAGCAATATTGGAAGTACTTACTATAGCTTGGGGCAGTATGCCAAGGCATTGGAATATCACCAGCAATCCTTAGCGATTAGCAGAGAGGTTGGCGACCGCTCCGGAGAAGGTGCCAGTCTCAGCAATATTGGACGGATTTACGATAGCTTGGGGCAGTATGCCAAGGCATTGGAGTATCACCAGCAATCCTTAGCGATTAGCAGAGAGGTTGGCGACCGCCCCGGAAAAGGTACCAGTCTCAACAATATTGGGTTGGCTTACGATAGCTTGGGGCAGTATACCAAGGCACTGGAGTATCACCAGCAATCCTTAGCGATTAGCAGAGAGGTTGGCGACCGCTCCGGAAAAGGTACCAGTCTCAACAATATTGGACGGATTTACGATAGCTTGGGGCAGTATGCCAAGGCATTGGAGTATTACCAGCAATCCTTAGCGGTTAGCAGAGAGGTTGGCGACCGCTCCGGAGAAGGTACCAGTCTCAACAATATTGGGTTGGCTTACGATGGTTTGGGGCAGTATACCAAGGCATTGGAGTATTACCAGCAGTCCTTAGCGATTAGCAGAGAGGTTGGCGACCGCCCCGGAGAAGGTACCAGTCTCAACAATATTGGGATATCATTTCTTCAATCTGGCAAAGCGTCAGAAGCTGAAGTACCCTTATTTGAAGCGATTGAAGTTTTTGAATCTCTGCGGCCTGGGTTAACAGATGAGAATAAGGTTTCCCTCTTTGATACCCAAGCAGACACCTATCGCTTCCTACAAGAAGCCTTGATTGCTCAAAACGAATTTGAAACTGCTCTGGAAGTAGCTGAACGGGGAAGAGCCAGATCCTTCATAGAACTGCTGAAAGCCAGAATCGGTAGAGTAGATAATCAACTACCCGAGCTAGCTAAAATCTTACGCCCAACCATTACCCAAATCAAGCAGATCGCCAAACAGCAGGAGAGTACACTAGTTCAATATTCTATTATTGATGACAAGACTCTGTATATCTGGGTGATCCAACCCAACGGTAATATCACCCATCGCAAAGTGGCTCTGCCGCAGCAGCTCTCCTTATCTGCCCTAGTTGAGACTAGTCGAGAAGCCATTGGAGTGAGAGGACGAGGTAATTTCAAATTTGAAACGGAAAACAGCAATCCTTCTAATCTCAAGCAACTCCATCAATTACTAATTGAGCCGATCGCCGATCTTCTCCCCATTGATCCCAATACCCATGTCATTTTTGTCCCGCATGGCGAGCTATTCCTGGTACCCTTTCCTGCGCTCCAAGATGCTCAAGGCCGCTATCTGCTCGAAAAGCACACTATCCTGACATCTCCAGCTATACAGGTCTTAGAACTGACAAGACAGAGACTTCGAGAAGTGAAACAAGTAGGTTCGTCGGATGCTTTGATTGTCGGCAACCCTGTGATGCCTGAGGTAGCCAAGCCAGGAGAACCACCTGAACGGCTCAAGTCATTAGGTGGGGCTGAGCAAGAGGCCAATGCGATCGCCGCATTGTTCAAGACTAAAGCCTGGACAGGCCAACGGGCAACCAAATCTGCCATAGTTGCCAAACTGCCACAAGCGCGGATCATTCACTTGGCTACTCATGGATTGCTCGATGACCTTGAAGGATTGGGAACTCCTGGTGCGATTGCCTTGGCTCCTGTTGGCAATGGAGAGCCCAATGATGGCCTCTTGACAGCAAACAAAATTCTAGATTTGAAATTAAATGCAGAGTTGGTAGTGCTCAGTGCCTGTGATACAGGACGCGGCAGAATTACAAGTGATAGTGTGATTGGCTTATCACGATCGCTCATTATTGCAGGAACTCCGAGCGTGATAGTGTCTCTATGGTCGGTTCCAGATGCCCCAACCGCGGAGTTGATGACAGAGTTTTATCGCAACTGGCAAGAACGAAAGTTAGATAAAGCCCAAGCATTACGACAAGCAATGCTGATGATGATGAAGCGATCACCACAGCCAAGAAATTGGGCAGCCTTCACTTTAATTGGAGAATCGGAGTAA
- a CDS encoding lipopolysaccharide assembly protein LapB codes for MKLLTKSLVVILSLVVVEATVQQGNAIAQTAYVNEVKGKVELKRKTWAEFRPISRVGTPLVDGDQLRRASNALVVVACPNGKKQPVRRAEERIGLKEICPQWKGVISKGPPPFISIGGTNAQMPYLILPRLTLLLTPTPTLRWHPVPKATQYTVQVVGPQGTVWQTQTKSTQIAYPSKPALQSGVPYSVVIQANTGQSSQAENTTGTEFIILRDPEVKAVRAEVAQILQGNFSNEVKSLKLANYYSNYELPQPSAYGLSDKAAKSYRLTAEAIAVLEDLTKQNQQSPLIYRTLGDLYWQIGLVRPAESAYLGAIANIQYSEDLEEWALAMSGLGELYEATQNPQQALLWYSQAKIAFTLLEDQRAKAVDRRIQKLRKATDNLLSQ; via the coding sequence ATGAAGCTCTTGACCAAATCTTTGGTAGTTATTCTGTCTCTAGTGGTTGTGGAAGCTACCGTTCAGCAAGGAAACGCGATCGCTCAAACTGCCTATGTTAACGAGGTCAAAGGCAAAGTCGAACTCAAACGCAAAACCTGGGCTGAATTTCGCCCGATCAGCCGAGTTGGTACCCCTTTGGTCGATGGCGATCAACTCCGACGCGCCAGTAATGCCCTAGTGGTAGTAGCTTGCCCCAATGGTAAAAAACAGCCCGTTCGCCGTGCTGAAGAAAGAATCGGGTTGAAAGAAATTTGCCCTCAGTGGAAGGGAGTGATCTCTAAAGGCCCGCCTCCTTTCATCAGCATTGGTGGGACGAATGCTCAGATGCCTTACCTAATCTTACCTCGTCTTACGCTCTTGCTCACCCCTACCCCTACCCTGCGTTGGCATCCGGTTCCCAAGGCCACCCAATACACGGTTCAGGTAGTTGGCCCACAAGGAACCGTTTGGCAAACCCAAACAAAGTCAACCCAAATTGCCTATCCAAGCAAGCCTGCTCTTCAATCCGGTGTCCCCTACTCAGTAGTGATCCAGGCCAACACAGGTCAATCCTCTCAAGCTGAAAACACAACTGGCACTGAATTTATAATTCTGCGCGACCCAGAAGTTAAAGCGGTTCGAGCTGAGGTGGCTCAAATTCTCCAAGGTAATTTCAGCAATGAAGTTAAATCACTCAAGCTCGCAAATTACTACAGCAACTATGAACTTCCCCAACCCTCTGCCTATGGGCTATCAGACAAAGCAGCTAAGTCTTATAGACTCACTGCGGAGGCGATCGCAGTCCTCGAAGACCTTACAAAGCAAAACCAGCAATCGCCACTTATCTACCGAACTCTAGGCGATCTGTACTGGCAAATAGGACTGGTACGCCCAGCAGAATCTGCCTATTTAGGAGCGATCGCCAACATTCAATATTCTGAAGACCTAGAAGAATGGGCGCTAGCAATGTCTGGTTTAGGTGAGTTGTATGAGGCCACCCAAAATCCACAACAAGCACTGCTTTGGTACAGTCAAGCTAAAATAGCCTTCACCCTCCTCGAAGATCAGCGTGCTAAAGCAGTTGATCGCCGCATCCAAAAATTAAGGAAGGCGACAGATAATTTGTTAAGCCAATAA
- a CDS encoding class I SAM-dependent methyltransferase has protein sequence MDGQLQHAMLPQPTHDELARQQFVHSLKQHIATQISPNNCTIYEQRAKPRFEQEHQRSPQQRHEIRQLMEQEPYYRMWGALRRNAQEMLWESVNGSVERQLLELMARSQQLHQTAIGSLTLNPELQVPTYHTAVDIHCMPGGYHSEYRDEDIAAGVTYDRGVYLYAMGRLGPLNDGIGQAVVQNYLKAQYPDLNPAKILDMGCSVGHSTIPYVDAYPQAEIHAIDVAAPTLRYAHARAEALGKRVHFSQQSAEQTSFADDSFDLVVSHILLHEAPPHAIANILRECHRLLKPGGLMVHAEAPLYQNMDPFTAFMFDWETQNNNEPWWSAMRQLDLEALTIEAGFAQEKTTQTVAAMELNLGQLKDRGLGSRGNWFLLVAHK, from the coding sequence ATGGATGGGCAATTACAACATGCGATGTTACCGCAACCAACCCATGATGAGTTGGCACGACAGCAATTTGTTCATAGTCTAAAACAACATATTGCGACGCAGATTTCACCGAATAATTGCACCATTTACGAGCAACGAGCTAAGCCTCGCTTTGAGCAAGAACATCAGCGATCGCCCCAGCAGCGGCATGAGATTCGTCAGCTAATGGAACAAGAACCCTACTATCGCATGTGGGGAGCGTTGCGACGGAATGCGCAGGAGATGTTGTGGGAGTCGGTTAATGGAAGTGTGGAGCGACAACTTTTAGAACTCATGGCGCGATCGCAACAACTTCATCAGACCGCGATCGGCTCTTTAACTCTCAATCCTGAATTGCAGGTTCCCACCTATCACACTGCCGTAGACATCCACTGTATGCCCGGTGGATACCACAGCGAATATCGGGATGAAGATATTGCTGCTGGAGTTACCTACGATCGCGGAGTTTATCTTTATGCAATGGGGCGACTTGGCCCACTGAATGACGGCATCGGTCAGGCAGTGGTGCAGAACTATCTCAAGGCCCAATATCCCGACCTGAATCCAGCTAAGATCCTGGATATGGGTTGCTCAGTAGGACACAGCACAATTCCCTATGTCGATGCTTATCCGCAAGCTGAAATCCATGCCATTGATGTAGCGGCTCCCACTTTGCGCTACGCCCACGCACGGGCTGAAGCCTTGGGCAAACGGGTGCATTTTTCTCAGCAGAGTGCCGAACAAACAAGCTTTGCTGATGACTCTTTTGATCTAGTCGTCTCTCATATCCTGCTGCACGAAGCTCCTCCCCACGCGATCGCCAATATTCTGCGCGAATGTCATCGGCTCCTCAAACCAGGAGGCCTAATGGTGCATGCTGAAGCTCCGCTCTACCAGAACATGGACCCCTTCACCGCCTTTATGTTTGACTGGGAAACCCAAAATAACAATGAGCCTTGGTGGAGCGCAATGCGCCAACTCGACCTAGAAGCACTCACGATCGAAGCTGGGTTCGCCCAGGAAAAAACCACTCAAACCGTGGCGGCAATGGAGCTAAATTTAGGCCAGCTCAAGGATAGAGGACTTGGCAGTCGTGGCAACTGGTTTCTCTTAGTAGCCCACAAATGA